The following proteins are encoded in a genomic region of Actinomadura sp. NAK00032:
- a CDS encoding CHAT domain-containing protein, protein MAERFWEALKVARHSADQASVEKAINLGRALLAEEPAEEDVAQSQAVLSNLGGLLQTRYRQTGDLQFLREAVRTVMEAYLLASESPGNSASYASNLGVLLHTAFLQNRDPGTLAEALDWSRTAVDQEPSTEKAPYLDNLVVALRTAFTVTRDLDLLAEAVEHARAAVQCSSDDVISARSLHHLAVVLHDWSRDTGETGVMEEAADAARRAVELTSAGSLDVLDRLQSLAYLLDDRYQAHRARDDLAELLRVRQTLVAHTPVTDPRHSQNLVELTTTERDWAALTGERSESAGDRERADTDAEACGRYAAEFRQTRNSALLERAIELGRSVAEATPVGHPRRSVRLDHFAAALAARGEELGDRAALAESVTIEREAVACTSAGHPLRAQFMGNLAVNLNALFHATGDLAHVMEAIDVARRAVEATAGQGGHSRSLGILAVVLHDRFLVTGELEVLSDAVDRARESVRFGASLAAGQAQRLSNLGVMLSDWFIRTGEASVLDEAIAAHRAAADVTPDDDPDRAVRLANLGGVLGLAYEWFGDRNALREAIAARRASVAATPEDSPDWPGYAANLAAALGDWCTNPVAPATVRREPPDPQVLNEAVGLARSAGRGTEQDAYSRAGLLTRVANVLVLGFRHLGDADALMEALNCYQQAASSAGSPAGSRAEGAGRWGDLAAEAGQFDVAAEGYAAAVRLLPRLAGRRLGREDAQYWLGRFAGVAADAAACALIGGHEVSAVTLLESGRCVLAAQALDSRGDLADLHERAPELAERFRTLTAEFETDTTRDRVALADELDAVTDRIRALPGMERFLRPPLLTDLTAQAHEGPIVYVNVSRYGCDALIVTPDGVRSRALDGLSEETVSHHVGALHTAFTEGRLEAEQTIHDTLEWLWDTVAGPVLGELGLTAEPAANGPWPRIWWAPVGLLSLLPLHAAGHYRAGGPVLIDHVVSSITPTIRALGHARAARRDDRNEPRPLVVAMPHTPDAPDLPGAQAEADHLTALIPGATVLVGADATRDAVLDALPASGWAHFACHAYSNPDNPSDSHLALHDHDHAPFRVLDISRLRLRNAEFALLSACDTARTTARLSDEAIHPLAAFQIAGFSQVVGTLWRVDDAVAPAFSQQIYRELIADRSGPLRASAAVHRAVRQLRTRFPNLPSVWAAYVHAGA, encoded by the coding sequence TTGGCCGAGCGGTTCTGGGAGGCGTTGAAGGTCGCCAGGCACAGCGCGGACCAGGCGTCGGTCGAGAAGGCGATCAATCTCGGCCGTGCCCTACTGGCCGAGGAGCCGGCTGAGGAGGACGTGGCCCAGAGTCAAGCAGTGCTGTCCAATCTCGGGGGCTTGCTGCAGACCCGCTACCGCCAGACCGGCGACTTGCAGTTCCTGCGGGAAGCCGTCCGGACAGTCATGGAGGCCTATCTCCTGGCGTCCGAAAGCCCGGGGAATTCGGCCAGCTACGCCAGCAACCTCGGGGTGCTGCTGCACACCGCGTTCCTGCAGAATCGGGACCCCGGGACCCTGGCCGAGGCGCTGGATTGGAGCCGGACGGCCGTCGACCAGGAACCGTCCACGGAGAAGGCGCCCTACCTGGATAACCTCGTCGTCGCACTGCGGACGGCGTTCACCGTGACGAGGGATCTCGACCTCCTGGCGGAAGCCGTCGAGCACGCGCGGGCCGCCGTCCAGTGCTCCTCCGACGATGTGATCAGCGCGAGGAGCCTGCACCATCTCGCCGTCGTCCTGCACGACTGGTCCCGTGACACCGGGGAGACCGGTGTCATGGAGGAAGCCGCTGACGCCGCGCGGCGAGCTGTGGAGCTCACGTCTGCCGGGTCGCTCGACGTGCTCGACCGGTTGCAGAGCCTTGCTTACCTGCTCGACGACCGCTACCAGGCTCACAGGGCGCGGGATGACCTGGCCGAACTGCTCCGGGTCCGGCAGACACTGGTGGCCCACACCCCGGTCACCGATCCGCGGCACTCGCAGAACCTCGTCGAGTTGACCACCACGGAACGAGACTGGGCCGCGCTCACCGGCGAGCGCTCGGAATCAGCCGGCGACCGGGAACGCGCCGACACCGACGCCGAAGCGTGCGGCCGGTACGCCGCCGAGTTCAGGCAGACTCGGAACTCGGCCCTGCTCGAGCGGGCGATCGAGCTCGGGCGCTCGGTGGCGGAGGCGACCCCCGTCGGGCACCCACGCCGCAGCGTCCGGCTGGACCACTTCGCCGCGGCGCTGGCCGCCCGCGGTGAAGAGTTGGGGGACCGCGCCGCGCTGGCGGAGTCCGTCACCATTGAACGGGAGGCGGTCGCGTGCACGTCGGCGGGCCATCCGCTGCGGGCCCAGTTCATGGGTAACCTCGCCGTCAACCTGAACGCGTTGTTCCACGCGACCGGAGACCTGGCCCACGTCATGGAAGCGATCGACGTCGCTCGCCGTGCCGTAGAGGCCACCGCCGGGCAGGGCGGCCACTCGCGTTCGCTCGGCATCCTCGCCGTCGTTCTGCACGACCGGTTCCTGGTGACCGGCGAGCTGGAGGTGCTGTCGGATGCGGTCGACCGGGCGCGAGAGTCCGTCCGCTTCGGCGCGAGCCTGGCCGCCGGCCAGGCCCAGCGGCTTTCCAACCTCGGCGTCATGCTGTCCGACTGGTTCATCAGGACGGGCGAGGCGAGCGTGCTCGACGAGGCGATCGCCGCGCACCGCGCGGCCGCGGATGTGACGCCGGACGACGACCCGGACCGGGCGGTGCGGCTGGCCAACCTCGGCGGTGTGCTGGGGCTGGCGTACGAATGGTTCGGTGATCGGAACGCGTTGCGGGAGGCGATCGCCGCGCGTCGCGCGTCCGTGGCCGCGACTCCGGAGGACAGCCCGGACTGGCCCGGATACGCCGCGAACCTGGCCGCGGCGCTCGGCGACTGGTGCACGAACCCCGTCGCACCCGCCACCGTGCGACGGGAGCCGCCGGATCCGCAAGTCCTCAACGAGGCGGTCGGGCTGGCCCGCAGTGCGGGGCGGGGGACCGAGCAGGATGCCTATTCCCGGGCGGGTCTCCTGACCCGGGTCGCCAACGTCCTAGTGCTCGGCTTCCGGCACCTCGGTGACGCAGACGCGCTGATGGAAGCGCTCAACTGCTACCAGCAGGCCGCGTCTTCCGCGGGATCGCCGGCGGGGAGCCGGGCGGAAGGGGCGGGACGGTGGGGTGATCTGGCCGCCGAAGCCGGGCAGTTCGACGTAGCCGCCGAGGGGTACGCCGCTGCAGTCCGATTGCTGCCTCGGCTCGCCGGACGCCGCCTGGGCCGCGAGGACGCCCAGTACTGGCTCGGCCGGTTCGCAGGGGTCGCCGCCGACGCGGCCGCGTGCGCGCTGATCGGCGGCCACGAGGTGAGCGCGGTGACCCTGCTCGAATCCGGGCGCTGCGTGCTCGCCGCCCAGGCCCTCGATAGCCGCGGCGATCTTGCCGACCTGCACGAGCGGGCACCCGAGCTGGCCGAGCGCTTCCGGACGCTCACCGCGGAGTTCGAAACCGATACCACGAGGGACCGCGTGGCCCTCGCCGACGAACTCGACGCGGTGACCGATCGAATCCGCGCGCTGCCCGGGATGGAGCGCTTCCTGCGGCCTCCACTGCTGACCGATCTCACCGCCCAGGCGCACGAGGGCCCGATCGTGTACGTCAACGTCAGCCGGTACGGGTGTGACGCGCTGATTGTCACGCCGGACGGGGTCCGGTCACGCGCGCTGGACGGTCTGAGTGAAGAGACCGTGAGTCACCACGTGGGCGCTCTGCACACCGCGTTCACGGAGGGGCGGCTGGAGGCCGAGCAGACGATCCACGACACACTCGAGTGGCTGTGGGACACCGTCGCGGGCCCTGTGCTCGGCGAACTGGGGTTGACGGCGGAACCGGCGGCGAACGGTCCGTGGCCGAGGATCTGGTGGGCCCCGGTCGGGTTGCTCAGCCTGCTTCCCCTGCACGCGGCGGGCCATTACCGCGCCGGTGGACCTGTGCTCATCGACCATGTCGTCTCCTCGATTACGCCGACGATTCGCGCTCTAGGCCACGCCCGCGCGGCTCGCCGCGATGACCGGAACGAGCCGCGGCCGCTGGTGGTCGCGATGCCGCACACTCCGGACGCCCCGGACCTGCCCGGCGCACAGGCCGAAGCCGACCACCTGACCGCTCTCATACCCGGTGCTACTGTCCTGGTCGGCGCGGACGCGACTCGTGACGCCGTTCTCGACGCCTTGCCGGCCAGTGGCTGGGCGCATTTCGCCTGCCACGCGTACAGCAACCCGGACAACCCTTCGGACAGCCACCTCGCACTGCACGACCACGACCACGCGCCGTTTCGGGTGCTGGACATTTCCCGGCTGCGCCTGCGGAACGCGGAGTTCGCGCTTCTGTCCGCCTGTGACACGGCCCGCACTACCGCGCGCCTGTCCGATGAGGCGATCCACCCGTTGGCGGCGTTTCAGATAGCCGGGTTCTCCCAGGTGGTCGGCACACTCTGGCGCGTCGACGATGCCGTGGCACCAGCCTTCAGCCAACAGATCTACAGGGAGTTGATCGCGGATCGATCCGGGCCGTTGCGCGCGTCAGCGGCGGTCCATCGCGCGGTCAGACAGCTCAGGACGAGGTTTCCGAACTTGCCGTCGGTGTGGGCCGCATACGTGCACGCGGGCGCTTAA
- a CDS encoding SbcC/MukB-like Walker B domain-containing protein: MVDVLHMPGQAQQVPGNDGVDLVFPCQHRDAGVIGGEHQATLTVLAAAITARKASAAHRAAVTEHQAAQHALPGVREALADADAELTTATDKHQAVVRQEAAHTAGLGLRPGDGCRVFSRPLSEDYQTPAALDPDRLARTTAALGRAHQARGRAEGAHASATATEKKALRQVTAAEQERDRARRRLNESIAQAAQAAGSPDLRPAAAQPHPFDAEAFLRALHRAVELSQQDGGVDAPEPPDQVATARRLCSDAATHSETIAASASQALSDAQQAANAAEAATTLLSNQRQDLTQRVTAHQAEQTAHTHAATALQERAQALPAAVRSALPTPLQAIRADDLTGIRRLFGELTAEIDTAAQQRHHAATDLTAVSKERLRLERQRQSDLTEPLLGLLATATSDLTSAQAARTVLSAPPLQALDPPDPVTVEAVHACCKTAAEAVEEPRDRLTRARTDAQTRRSGLLADLHTQAQQLRSLDAGGPLAAFGDGLALEEPRSLEPPVREIGIARDTRTRQAALAATAEAQIEPARALDAAISAGKARLATLTALHRHLAPGSFPSYLTQQRTKALLGLAGTLFERLTAGRYGFSDEFRIVTMDSKTVRSPKTLSGGETFLASLALALVELHSRNGARLGSLFLDEGFGALDSAALASHSASCAARATTTNWSW, from the coding sequence GTGGTCGACGTACTTCACATGCCCGGCCAGGCCCAGCAGGTCCCAGGTAATGATGGTGTCGATCTGGTGTTCCCGTGCCAGCACAGGGACGCTGGTGTCATCGGTGGCGAACACCAGGCCACGCTCACCGTTCTGGCCGCAGCCATCACCGCCCGCAAGGCCTCCGCTGCGCACCGGGCGGCGGTCACCGAGCACCAGGCGGCACAGCACGCGCTGCCCGGCGTGCGCGAGGCGCTGGCTGACGCCGACGCCGAGTTGACCACGGCGACCGACAAACACCAAGCGGTCGTCCGCCAAGAAGCCGCGCACACCGCAGGCCTCGGTCTCAGGCCCGGTGACGGCTGCCGCGTCTTCTCCCGCCCACTCTCCGAGGACTACCAGACACCGGCCGCTCTAGACCCCGACCGGCTCGCCCGCACCACAGCGGCCCTCGGCCGGGCACACCAGGCACGCGGCCGAGCCGAGGGCGCCCACGCGAGCGCGACTGCGACCGAAAAGAAGGCCCTGCGGCAGGTCACGGCCGCCGAACAGGAGCGGGACCGGGCTCGGCGACGCCTCAACGAATCGATCGCCCAGGCGGCACAAGCGGCGGGCTCGCCCGACCTGCGTCCGGCCGCGGCACAGCCGCACCCGTTCGACGCCGAAGCCTTCCTGCGGGCACTGCACCGCGCTGTGGAGCTGAGCCAGCAGGACGGCGGTGTCGACGCACCCGAACCCCCCGACCAGGTCGCCACCGCCCGGCGGCTGTGCAGCGATGCCGCAACCCACAGCGAGACCATCGCCGCCAGCGCCTCCCAGGCACTGTCGGACGCTCAGCAAGCAGCCAACGCGGCCGAGGCAGCCACCACCCTCCTTTCAAACCAACGGCAAGACCTCACCCAACGCGTCACCGCCCACCAGGCGGAACAGACCGCACACACGCACGCCGCCACGGCACTGCAGGAACGGGCTCAAGCCCTCCCAGCGGCTGTCAGGTCCGCCCTCCCCACCCCGCTCCAGGCGATCAGGGCCGACGATCTCACCGGCATCCGACGCCTCTTCGGCGAGCTCACCGCCGAGATCGACACCGCCGCCCAACAGCGCCATCACGCCGCCACCGATCTGACCGCGGTCAGCAAGGAACGGCTCCGGCTGGAACGGCAGCGCCAATCCGATCTCACCGAGCCGCTGCTGGGCCTGCTCGCCACCGCCACCAGCGACCTCACCAGCGCCCAAGCCGCCCGCACCGTCCTGTCCGCCCCGCCCCTGCAGGCACTCGATCCCCCCGACCCGGTCACCGTCGAGGCAGTCCACGCGTGCTGCAAGACCGCCGCCGAAGCCGTCGAGGAACCACGCGACCGGCTGACCCGCGCCCGCACCGACGCGCAAACCCGGCGATCTGGGCTGCTGGCCGACCTTCACACGCAGGCCCAGCAACTGCGCAGCCTGGACGCCGGCGGACCTCTGGCCGCCTTCGGTGACGGGCTTGCCCTGGAGGAACCGCGGTCCCTGGAACCGCCCGTCCGCGAGATCGGCATCGCCCGCGACACCCGTACCCGCCAGGCCGCTCTGGCGGCCACGGCCGAGGCACAGATCGAACCCGCCCGCGCGCTGGACGCGGCCATCAGCGCGGGCAAGGCCCGTCTGGCGACCCTCACCGCGCTCCACCGACACCTGGCCCCCGGATCGTTCCCCAGCTACCTCACCCAGCAGCGCACCAAGGCACTGCTCGGTCTGGCGGGAACTCTGTTCGAACGGCTCACCGCGGGCCGCTACGGGTTCAGCGACGAGTTCCGTATCGTGACCATGGACAGCAAAACAGTCCGCAGCCCCAAGACCCTGTCGGGCGGGGAGACCTTCCTTGCGTCACTGGCACTGGCACTGGTGGAGCTCCACAGTCGCAACGGTGCCCGGCTCGGATCGCTGTTCCTCGACGAGGGGTTCGGCGCCCTCGACTCCGCCGCCCTGGCCTCGCACTCAGCGTCCTGCGCAGCGAGAGCAACGACGACAAACTGGTCATGGTGA
- a CDS encoding DUF3375 family protein encodes MSSKNCCAPSPGNSPPGCSTPGTTVPVELMPETLDIVHLRERFHDPAAHIPPSPLQDMSSQAPAPPSLEELRTHGGPLLSKTRDAVTRHLTNAPDASLGQAFTAMGPDLRRPVEILGLVHLANRAGALDPQQPAEPYDTLRPDGSRRTFEVPRVTFDETAAARFAALETGQDTPTAPATTCTTSTIRPPRAEALQQSADGRGGLLRWSGLMTARQFFTREIA; translated from the coding sequence GTGAGCTCGAAGAACTGCTGCGCGCCGTCACCAGGGAACTCGCCGCCTGGATGCAGTACGCCCGGCACCACGGTCCCCGTCGAGTTGATGCCCGAGACCCTCGACATCGTCCACCTGCGCGAGCGGTTCCATGACCCGGCCGCCCACATCCCGCCCTCGCCGCTGCAAGACATGTCCTCCCAGGCACCCGCGCCGCCCAGCCTGGAGGAACTGCGCACCCACGGCGGGCCCTTGCTGTCCAAGACCCGCGACGCCGTCACCCGGCACCTCACCAACGCCCCGGACGCCTCACTCGGGCAGGCGTTCACCGCCATGGGCCCCGACCTGAGGCGCCCGGTGGAGATCCTCGGCCTGGTGCATCTGGCCAACCGCGCCGGCGCCCTCGACCCGCAACAGCCGGCGGAACCCTACGACACCCTGCGCCCCGACGGCAGCCGACGCACCTTCGAGGTTCCCCGGGTGACCTTCGACGAGACCGCAGCGGCCCGGTTCGCTGCGCTGGAAACCGGGCAGGACACACCGACGGCACCAGCCACGACCTGCACAACGAGCACGATCCGGCCACCGCGAGCCGAAGCGCTCCAGCAGAGCGCGGATGGCCGGGGTGGTCTGTTGCGCTGGTCCGGACTGATGACCGCGCGCCAGTTCTTCACGCGCGAGATCGCTTGA
- a CDS encoding PIN-like domain-containing protein: MLPWYFQPTHDQLHRHLKEGLVVFDTNALFDAYRLNPHGRTEFLRTLGMLGERLWVPHRVAEEFLQRRLEVINECAGALRSLKKVLDSPFSGVEKALRNFGTSRGLSKEQARELAAIIRQARIKAMEKATEFYQFDLKPADCQDHDPILREIETILDGRIGPPLKDMRRARQEAAYRFERRIPPGYGDDDKPPEQAIGDYVLWAQLLEEVERRPRPVLLVTNEKKSAQDWIVPQSDERASLPRPELSAEVWERVHQPFHLVNVQGFLRLANEHIDAQVSVQTIDQAQTIEAAQEIVPILGSEISALERRFRGRYVESELERATTRMHAMHAELNDLRLSLSNTPGESPGARRLRDEIRQSELRVIAARRAVRIATDRLAHERVEAAEEPGFEGQ, encoded by the coding sequence ATGCTGCCCTGGTACTTCCAGCCGACGCATGATCAGCTTCACAGGCACCTGAAAGAGGGGCTGGTGGTGTTCGACACCAACGCCCTCTTCGATGCCTACCGGCTGAACCCCCACGGCCGCACCGAGTTCCTCCGCACCCTCGGCATGCTCGGCGAGCGGTTGTGGGTGCCGCACCGCGTCGCCGAAGAGTTCCTGCAGAGACGGCTCGAAGTCATCAACGAGTGCGCCGGCGCACTCAGGTCTCTGAAGAAAGTCTTGGACAGCCCGTTCAGTGGCGTGGAGAAGGCACTGCGCAACTTTGGGACCAGCCGCGGCTTGAGCAAGGAGCAGGCTCGCGAGCTCGCGGCCATCATCCGCCAAGCACGGATCAAGGCGATGGAGAAGGCCACCGAGTTCTACCAGTTCGACCTGAAACCGGCCGACTGCCAGGACCATGACCCGATCCTCCGCGAGATCGAAACGATCTTGGATGGCCGGATCGGACCTCCGTTGAAGGACATGCGCAGGGCCCGCCAGGAGGCCGCGTACCGGTTCGAACGGCGCATCCCCCCGGGCTACGGCGACGATGACAAGCCTCCAGAACAGGCCATCGGCGACTACGTGCTGTGGGCCCAACTGCTCGAAGAGGTGGAGCGGCGCCCTCGTCCGGTCTTGCTCGTCACGAACGAGAAGAAGAGCGCGCAGGACTGGATCGTCCCGCAGTCGGACGAACGGGCGTCGCTACCACGCCCGGAACTCTCGGCCGAAGTGTGGGAGCGAGTGCACCAGCCATTCCATCTGGTCAACGTTCAGGGCTTCCTTCGCCTCGCCAACGAGCACATCGATGCGCAGGTCAGCGTTCAGACGATCGATCAGGCCCAGACGATCGAGGCGGCGCAGGAAATCGTGCCCATACTCGGGTCGGAAATATCGGCGTTGGAGAGACGGTTTCGAGGAAGGTACGTCGAATCCGAGCTTGAACGTGCCACAACACGGATGCATGCTATGCATGCTGAGCTGAACGACCTCAGGCTGTCTCTATCCAACACGCCCGGAGAGAGCCCTGGCGCACGCCGCCTGCGTGACGAAATTCGCCAATCCGAGCTGCGTGTCATCGCAGCCAGGCGGGCCGTTCGCATAGCGACCGACCGACTCGCTCACGAAAGGGTCGAAGCAGCGGAGGAGCCAGGATTCGAAGGTCAGTAG
- a CDS encoding MFS transporter, translated as MAASLGMPSTAFMTWGWRLPFLASAVLISVGIWIRRQVPETKDFKTATESGSIKKAPVAEVLRSSPVEIGLAAFLKSAEMIPVYIFIAFILSYGTDQLSYGRNTLLLLVSAAAFISAGTMIAAGHYSDRMGHARMYTLGALAMSVFGFLYFAVIDSGSTVAAGLVILISLIPYALMFAPEPVLIAQNFPVETRYSGSSLGFNLAGIIGGGPAPFIATWVVVRFGSMAVAAYIALFCLIGVLAVKALVARGRAREHRSVDQTSNPRVIREIA; from the coding sequence TTGGCGGCCAGTCTGGGCATGCCCTCCACGGCGTTCATGACCTGGGGATGGCGGCTGCCCTTCCTGGCCAGCGCGGTGCTGATCTCAGTGGGGATCTGGATCCGGCGTCAGGTCCCCGAAACCAAGGATTTCAAGACGGCCACCGAATCGGGCTCGATCAAGAAGGCTCCCGTGGCCGAGGTGCTACGCAGCAGCCCGGTCGAGATTGGCTTGGCGGCCTTCCTGAAGTCCGCCGAGATGATCCCGGTCTACATCTTCATCGCGTTCATCCTGTCTTACGGCACGGACCAGTTGTCCTACGGACGTAACACCCTCCTGCTACTGGTTTCCGCTGCCGCGTTCATCTCGGCCGGCACGATGATCGCTGCAGGCCACTACTCGGACCGAATGGGCCATGCGCGGATGTACACGCTGGGCGCTCTGGCGATGAGCGTTTTCGGCTTCCTGTACTTCGCGGTCATCGACTCGGGCTCGACCGTCGCGGCCGGCCTCGTCATTCTGATTTCCTTGATCCCCTACGCGCTCATGTTCGCACCGGAACCAGTGCTGATCGCCCAAAACTTCCCGGTCGAAACGCGGTACAGCGGCTCATCCCTCGGGTTCAATCTCGCCGGGATCATCGGCGGCGGTCCAGCGCCCTTCATCGCGACCTGGGTGGTGGTGCGCTTCGGAAGCATGGCCGTCGCGGCCTACATCGCGCTGTTCTGCCTCATCGGAGTCCTCGCGGTGAAGGCTTTGGTCGCCCGCGGACGTGCCCGCGAACACCGATCCGTTGACCAGACATCCAATCCCCGCGTCATCCGGGAGATCGCATGA